The genomic window AGACAGTTTATCTTACTGACACCACTTATTTTAATTTTACCTCATTTATATAACCTAGAGTTATATGGGGTTTGGTTAGCATTCCCAATAGCTGACTTTTTAGCGGTTATTATCGTTTACCTATTAATGAAATTCCAAATGAATCTCATTACTAAAAAAGCAGAGCGCCAAAATCAGATTGAAATGGAACAAACTAACCAAGTGGATATGAAAGATGAACTAGTATTTAAATAGACGTAAAAAAATCCCAGTATTCGTATTGTAGCGAGTACTGGGATTTTTCGTATATAGTTAAACGGTGTTAGTCTATTTTCGATATAATGGTATGAATTGATTGTAATGAAGCTTTTAATTCATCTAACTCTGTCGCTTCTAGTTTAGATAGTCTTTCCTTCAAGTGTTTTACTATAAATTGTTTATGACACTCCATAAATTTTTCACCAGTTTCAGTTAGGGAAAGATAAAACATACGCCGATCCTTCTCATCTTTTATACGCTCAACATAATCTTTATTAATTAATTTTTTTACTAGTGGTGTAAGGTTTGATTTTGCAATCATAAGGTTTCTAGCAATCTCAGACATCGTTAATTTACCTTGATCATCAATCATAAACATGATTTGAAAATGTGAAGGCGATAATTCGTTTGTTTCCTTATACTTATCAGGTCTCAGTAACTTTTTCTTAAAAACCGGCATTACCGATATAATATGATCGACTACTGATTCAATCTTCTGCTCATCCATTCTATACACGTTCCCTTTTTATATATTAGCAAAATTTTATAATAGTTAATATTAATAGTAATAGAACTTTGCAACTTTGTCAACATAGATCCTAGTGTATATGACAATAACATCCATTTTTAAAAGTTTACATATTGTGGTATCGTCTGTATACTATACTTATAATCAAAACGAAAGTGGGGGATCAGTTATGAAGACATTAAAAAGAATTAATATATTTTTTAAATACAATTTAATTATTGCGTTCATCATGTTACTTATATACCGAATTTATTCGTTTATAAATCTTGAACAAATCCATTTAATACTTCCATCAGTGTATCAATATATAATATACGTTTATCTGTTTTTCTTAGGTCAACTAGCACTATTTCAAACGTATTTTAATTATAAACTCCTAAGAAAACAGAACTTTATAGCGCAGAATTTTACAAGGCCAAAACCCTACATAGTCTGTTATCGTATCCATACGATTTTAAAGTTCCTATCTGTACTATTATTCGATATACTGTTATTACAAGTATCATTGGATCTGTTGACATTCATTGATGTGATTTCTCCATTAATAATTATTGCAATTTTATGGCTACTCTTTATGATCATTAATTTTGGTATTATAACAAGCATTATGAAAAAATGGCAATCAATTTTAAAAGAATACAAGTAGTAACCACTC from Haloplasma contractile SSD-17B includes these protein-coding regions:
- a CDS encoding MarR family winged helix-turn-helix transcriptional regulator, producing MDEQKIESVVDHIISVMPVFKKKLLRPDKYKETNELSPSHFQIMFMIDDQGKLTMSEIARNLMIAKSNLTPLVKKLINKDYVERIKDEKDRRMFYLSLTETGEKFMECHKQFIVKHLKERLSKLEATELDELKASLQSIHTIISKID